A window of Mycolicibacterium madagascariense genomic DNA:
ACTTCACGAAACGTGGCTCCTCGGCCAATGATTCGGTGATGTCGTCGATGTTGTCCACGTCGGGCAACAGCGGCGCGATGTCGGGCAGGTCGGTCAGCGACGAGAGCCCGAGGCGCTCCAGGAACAGCTCGGTCGTCGCGAATGTCGTTGCGCCGGTGTCGGAGTCGGTGCCCGCCTCGGTGATCAGGCCGCGGGCGAGGAGGGTGCGCATGACCGCGTCGCAGTTGACGCCGCGCACCGCGCTGACCCGGACCCTGGTGACCGGCTGGCGGTACGCCACGACCGCCAGCGTCTCCAGCGCCGCTCGGGTGAGCTTGGTGCGGGTCCCGTCGAGCAGCAACCGCTCCACGAAGGGGGCGTAGCGGGCCCGCGTGTACATCCGCCAGCCGCCGCCCGCTTCGCGCAGATCGATGCCGCTGTCGCGGGCCGTCAACTCGTCGGCCATCAGTCGCAGCTTCGCCGCCACCCGGTAAGCGGGCTGATCCAGCGCGGCCGCCAGGGCGTCCACGGTCACCGGGGTGTCGACGACCAGCAGCAACGCTTCCAGGACCGCGCCGAGTTCGGCGTCGGACATCTCGGGGTGTGCTGCGACGTCGATGCCGAGGTCCGCGTCGCCCAGATCGAGGGCAGGGTCGGGACCCGGGTGTTCGTCAGTCATTGCGCGTTTCTCACTCTTCCACCGCCGCCGCCAGGTATTCGCTGGTGGGGCGA
This region includes:
- the scpB gene encoding SMC-Scp complex subunit ScpB; its protein translation is MTDEHPGPDPALDLGDADLGIDVAAHPEMSDAELGAVLEALLLVVDTPVTVDALAAALDQPAYRVAAKLRLMADELTARDSGIDLREAGGGWRMYTRARYAPFVERLLLDGTRTKLTRAALETLAVVAYRQPVTRVRVSAVRGVNCDAVMRTLLARGLITEAGTDSDTGATTFATTELFLERLGLSSLTDLPDIAPLLPDVDNIDDITESLAEEPRFVKLGVVPDDRTVAFDVDKD